In the Hordeum vulgare subsp. vulgare chromosome 7H, MorexV3_pseudomolecules_assembly, whole genome shotgun sequence genome, one interval contains:
- the LOC123411106 gene encoding iron-sulfur cluster co-chaperone protein HscB homolog isoform X1: MWHRSGLIRLHLARIAGRVRRPPQPPAPTATFSTSTSASSSFHHNLGPFLDSSKVPPSRSLSNQAGSDGVGGECWSCGSKGAFLSCGSCRSVQPVDPAVDYFQIFGLDRGYDVKDTNLEGKYKDWQKKLHPDLVHSKSEKERDFAAGQSALVIEAYRTLSKPLPRALYLLQLEGIHVDEEKTINDPELLMEMMEIREAVSEAGDSQTLKKIQSQVKSKLETWSKSFQEAFDKRDFDSAVEATQRMRYYERAMEETVKKL; this comes from the exons ATGTGGCACCGATCTGGACTGATCCGCCTCCACCTCGCAAGAATCGCCGGCCGCGTTCGACGACCCCCACAGCCTCCTGCTCCAACAGCCACCTTCTCAACCTCCACCTCCGCTTCATCCTCTTTCCACCACAATCTTGGACCCTTTCTGGATTCCAGCAAAGTTCCTCCCTCTCGAAGCCTATCGAACCAGGCAGGCAGTGATGGCGTCGGCGGCGAGTGCTGGAGTTGTGGCTCCAAGGGGGCATTCCTCTCCTGTGGGTCCTGCAGGAGCGTGCAGCCCGTCGATCCCGCGGTCGACTACTTCCAAATATTTGGCCT GGACAGAGGATACGACGTAAAGGATACCAACTTAGAAGGGAAGTACAAAGACTGGCAGAAGAAGTTACATCCTGACCTTGTTCATTCTAAATCAGAG AAAGAGAGAGATTTTGCAGCCGGACAGTCAGCACTTGTCATCGAGGCATATCGCACACTGAGCAAACCTTTACCGAGGGCATTGTACTTG CTGCAACTTGAGGGAATACACGTTGATGAGGAGAAGACTATCAATGATCCGGAACTTCTTATGGAG ATGATGGAGATACGCGAAGCAGTTAGCGAAGCCGGCGATTCCCAAACTCTGAAGAAGATCCAATCTCAG GTGAAGAGTAAGCTCGAAACCTGGTCCAAATCCTTCCAGGAGGCCTTCGACAAGAGGGACTTCGACAGCGCAGTGGAAGCTACACAGAGAATGAGATACTACGAACGTGCCATGGAAGAAACTGTGAAGAAGCTTTGA
- the LOC123411106 gene encoding iron-sulfur cluster co-chaperone protein HscB homolog isoform X2, whose amino-acid sequence MWHRSGLIRLHLARIAGRVRRPPQPPAPTATFSTSTSASSSFHHNLGPFLDSSKVPPSRSLSNQAGSDGVGGECWSCGSKGAFLSCGSCRSVQPVDPAVDYFQIFGLGYDVKDTNLEGKYKDWQKKLHPDLVHSKSEKERDFAAGQSALVIEAYRTLSKPLPRALYLLQLEGIHVDEEKTINDPELLMEMMEIREAVSEAGDSQTLKKIQSQVKSKLETWSKSFQEAFDKRDFDSAVEATQRMRYYERAMEETVKKL is encoded by the exons ATGTGGCACCGATCTGGACTGATCCGCCTCCACCTCGCAAGAATCGCCGGCCGCGTTCGACGACCCCCACAGCCTCCTGCTCCAACAGCCACCTTCTCAACCTCCACCTCCGCTTCATCCTCTTTCCACCACAATCTTGGACCCTTTCTGGATTCCAGCAAAGTTCCTCCCTCTCGAAGCCTATCGAACCAGGCAGGCAGTGATGGCGTCGGCGGCGAGTGCTGGAGTTGTGGCTCCAAGGGGGCATTCCTCTCCTGTGGGTCCTGCAGGAGCGTGCAGCCCGTCGATCCCGCGGTCGACTACTTCCAAATATTTGGCCT AGGATACGACGTAAAGGATACCAACTTAGAAGGGAAGTACAAAGACTGGCAGAAGAAGTTACATCCTGACCTTGTTCATTCTAAATCAGAG AAAGAGAGAGATTTTGCAGCCGGACAGTCAGCACTTGTCATCGAGGCATATCGCACACTGAGCAAACCTTTACCGAGGGCATTGTACTTG CTGCAACTTGAGGGAATACACGTTGATGAGGAGAAGACTATCAATGATCCGGAACTTCTTATGGAG ATGATGGAGATACGCGAAGCAGTTAGCGAAGCCGGCGATTCCCAAACTCTGAAGAAGATCCAATCTCAG GTGAAGAGTAAGCTCGAAACCTGGTCCAAATCCTTCCAGGAGGCCTTCGACAAGAGGGACTTCGACAGCGCAGTGGAAGCTACACAGAGAATGAGATACTACGAACGTGCCATGGAAGAAACTGTGAAGAAGCTTTGA